A genomic region of Papaver somniferum cultivar HN1 chromosome 7, ASM357369v1, whole genome shotgun sequence contains the following coding sequences:
- the LOC113297534 gene encoding uncharacterized protein LOC113297534 isoform X1 — protein MGSSSSKNVVGSSSSFPSSTNGRRKNQLIGTTVSKCSCLGGLSSGSYETDASEDEVSNERNKASRRLSGETLSVEQNRAESIQVKRGKVKVLEDSSEVPSISIESELDDEWGQVNDIARTSSVADGSSSQVASSRSRSRFSFFPGNISFRLSRAASLGSSRAYSLFPNGFTGSNAEEGFPVHTDSTISSINRNEVHQETQLLSECSISRLPAAQVDSVLQVDSLVPRLPVHLQDVEIISARDMARNNENTGSGVSGNLLRNITDVESIESRRPDRRIRSREPVERSVRFSRTLSVGRLRDRVLRRSSFSDALFGRLQEDRDVRDSSQDNGAQAWTGITRPLGSNGTAESTQASSSYPPNELNSIYNSQGYDVDASRTREDRYHEIMERRTDFLERRRRIRSQVRALQRLGSRFENLSGHERSCILSGQHRTGLCTCRTINRTNTNPDDDSSARASISRIVMLAEALFEVLDEIHQQSVVLSSRPSVSSIGSVPAPKEVVESMPVKIYAKSQKQQNEDAAQCYICLVEYEEGDCMRILPCHHEFHQTCVDKWLKEIHRVCPLCRGDVCRSESFAVDN, from the exons ATGGGTTCGAGTAGTAGCAAAAATGTTGTCggatcttcatcttcattcccGTCCTCAACCAATGGTCGTCGAAAGAATCAACTGATTGGAACTACGGTTTCCAAGTGTTCATGTCTCGGTGGTCTATCATCTGGATCTTATGAAACTGATGCTAGTGAAGATGAG GTTTCTAATGAGCGCAACAAGGCAAGTAGGCGACTGAGTGGTGAAACCCTAAGTGTAGAGCAAAATAGAGCAGAATCAATCCAAGTGAAGCGTGGAAAGGTTAAAGTTTTAGAAGATTCTAGTGAAGTACCTTCGATATCTATTGAAAGTGAGCTTGATGATGAGTGGGGCCAAGTTAATGATATTGCACGAACTTCTTCTGTAGCTGATGGCAGCTCTTCTCAAGTTGCTTCAAGTCGTTCACGTTCACGCTTTAGTTTCTTTCCTGGTAATATAAGTTTCAGGCTGAGTAGAGCAGCCAGCTTAGGGTCATCAAGGGCTTATTCTCTTTTCCCTAATGGTTTCACAGGTTCAAACGCTGAAGAAGGTTTTCCTGTACATACTGATTCCACCATTAGTTCGATtaacagaaatgaagtccatcaaGAGACCCAATTGCTTTCTGAATGCAGTATTAGTAGATTACCTGCTGCGCAGGTTGACAGTGTATTACAAGTAGATTCTTTGGTTCCAAGGCTTCCCGTTCATTTACAGGATGTTGAAATCATTTCCGCTCGAGATATGGCTCGAAATAATGAGAATACTGGGTCTGGTGTAAGTGGGAATCTGTTGAGGAATATTACAGATGTAGAAAGCATCGAATCAAGACGTCCGGATAGACGGATTAGATCACGAGAACCTGTTGAGAGGAGTGTTCGGTTTAGCCGAACCCTGAGTGTTGGCAGACTGCGAGACAGGGTTCTTCGAAGATCTTCATTTTCGGATGCATTGTTTGGTCGGCTTCAAGAAGACAGAGATGTTAGAGATTCTAGTCAAGATAACGGAGCACAAGCCTGGACTGGCATTACAAGACCCTTGGGTTCTAATGGGACTGCTGAATCCACACAAGCTTCATCTAGTTATCCTCCTAATGAATTGAACTCTATCTACAATAGTCAAGGTTATGATGTCGACGCCTCACGAACCAGAGAAGATAGGTATCACGAAATAATGGAGCGTAGAACAGATTTTCtggagaggagaagaagaattagATCTCAG GTCCGCGCACTTCAGAGGTTGGGTAGTCGCTTCGAGAACTTGTCTGGGCATGAAAGGTCATGTATATTGTCTGGCCAGCATAGAACTGGCCTTTGCACATGCCGAACGATTAACAGGACCAACACCAACCCAGATGATGACTCAAGTGCTAGAGCTAGCATATCTAGAATAGTTATGTTAGCAGAAGCTTTATTTGAG GTTCTGGATGAAATCCACCAGCAATCTGTGGTTTTATCCTCTCGGCCCTCTGTATCTTCAATTGGATCTGTCCCAGCACCAAAAGAGGTGGTGGAATCTATGCCTGTAAAGATATATGCGAAGTCACAGAAACAACAGAATGAGGATGCTGCACA ATGTTACATATGCCTTGTAGAGTATGAGGAAGGAGATTGCATGCGAATTTTGCCTTGTCATCATGAATTCCACCAGACATGTGTAGACAAATGGCTGAAAGAGATTCACAG GGTATGTCCACTTTGCCGCGGGGATGTCTGCAGATCGGAATCTTTTGCCGTAGACAACTGA
- the LOC113297534 gene encoding uncharacterized protein LOC113297534 isoform X2 has translation MGSSSSKNVVGSSSSFPSSTNGRRKNQLIGTTVSKCSCLGGLSSGSYETDASEDEVSNERNKASRRLSGETLSVEQNRAESIQVKRGKVKVLEDSSEVPSISIESELDDEWGQVNDIARTSSVADGSSSQVASSRSRSRFSFFPGNISFRLSRAASLGSSRAYSLFPNGFTGSNAEEGFPVHTDSTISSINRNEVHQETQLLSECSISRLPAAQVDSVLQVDSLVPRLPVHLQDVEIISARDMARNNENTGSGVSGNLLRNITDVESIESRRPDRRIRSREPVERSVRFSRTLSVGRLRDRVLRRSSFSDALFGRLQEDRDVRDSSQDNGAQAWTGITRPLGSNGTAESTQASSSYPPNELNSIYNSQGYDVDASRTREDRYHEIMERRTDFLERRRRIRSQVRALQRLGSRFENLSGHERSCILSGQHRTGLCTCRTINRTNTNPDDDSSARASISRIVMLAEALFEVLDEIHQQSVVLSSRPSVSSIGSVPAPKEVVESMPVKIYAKSQKQQNEDAAQCYICLVEYEEGDCMRILPCHHEFHQTCVDKWLKEIHRHV, from the exons ATGGGTTCGAGTAGTAGCAAAAATGTTGTCggatcttcatcttcattcccGTCCTCAACCAATGGTCGTCGAAAGAATCAACTGATTGGAACTACGGTTTCCAAGTGTTCATGTCTCGGTGGTCTATCATCTGGATCTTATGAAACTGATGCTAGTGAAGATGAG GTTTCTAATGAGCGCAACAAGGCAAGTAGGCGACTGAGTGGTGAAACCCTAAGTGTAGAGCAAAATAGAGCAGAATCAATCCAAGTGAAGCGTGGAAAGGTTAAAGTTTTAGAAGATTCTAGTGAAGTACCTTCGATATCTATTGAAAGTGAGCTTGATGATGAGTGGGGCCAAGTTAATGATATTGCACGAACTTCTTCTGTAGCTGATGGCAGCTCTTCTCAAGTTGCTTCAAGTCGTTCACGTTCACGCTTTAGTTTCTTTCCTGGTAATATAAGTTTCAGGCTGAGTAGAGCAGCCAGCTTAGGGTCATCAAGGGCTTATTCTCTTTTCCCTAATGGTTTCACAGGTTCAAACGCTGAAGAAGGTTTTCCTGTACATACTGATTCCACCATTAGTTCGATtaacagaaatgaagtccatcaaGAGACCCAATTGCTTTCTGAATGCAGTATTAGTAGATTACCTGCTGCGCAGGTTGACAGTGTATTACAAGTAGATTCTTTGGTTCCAAGGCTTCCCGTTCATTTACAGGATGTTGAAATCATTTCCGCTCGAGATATGGCTCGAAATAATGAGAATACTGGGTCTGGTGTAAGTGGGAATCTGTTGAGGAATATTACAGATGTAGAAAGCATCGAATCAAGACGTCCGGATAGACGGATTAGATCACGAGAACCTGTTGAGAGGAGTGTTCGGTTTAGCCGAACCCTGAGTGTTGGCAGACTGCGAGACAGGGTTCTTCGAAGATCTTCATTTTCGGATGCATTGTTTGGTCGGCTTCAAGAAGACAGAGATGTTAGAGATTCTAGTCAAGATAACGGAGCACAAGCCTGGACTGGCATTACAAGACCCTTGGGTTCTAATGGGACTGCTGAATCCACACAAGCTTCATCTAGTTATCCTCCTAATGAATTGAACTCTATCTACAATAGTCAAGGTTATGATGTCGACGCCTCACGAACCAGAGAAGATAGGTATCACGAAATAATGGAGCGTAGAACAGATTTTCtggagaggagaagaagaattagATCTCAG GTCCGCGCACTTCAGAGGTTGGGTAGTCGCTTCGAGAACTTGTCTGGGCATGAAAGGTCATGTATATTGTCTGGCCAGCATAGAACTGGCCTTTGCACATGCCGAACGATTAACAGGACCAACACCAACCCAGATGATGACTCAAGTGCTAGAGCTAGCATATCTAGAATAGTTATGTTAGCAGAAGCTTTATTTGAG GTTCTGGATGAAATCCACCAGCAATCTGTGGTTTTATCCTCTCGGCCCTCTGTATCTTCAATTGGATCTGTCCCAGCACCAAAAGAGGTGGTGGAATCTATGCCTGTAAAGATATATGCGAAGTCACAGAAACAACAGAATGAGGATGCTGCACA ATGTTACATATGCCTTGTAGAGTATGAGGAAGGAGATTGCATGCGAATTTTGCCTTGTCATCATGAATTCCACCAGACATGTGTAGACAAATGGCTGAAAGAGATTCACAG ACATGTGTAG
- the LOC113297534 gene encoding uncharacterized protein LOC113297534 isoform X3 — MGSSSSKNVVGSSSSFPSSTNGRRKNQLIGTTVSKCSCLGGLSSGSYETDASEDEVSNERNKASRRLSGETLSVEQNRAESIQVKRGKVKVLEDSSEVPSISIESELDDEWGQVNDIARTSSVADGSSSQVASSRSRSRFSFFPGSNAEEGFPVHTDSTISSINRNEVHQETQLLSECSISRLPAAQVDSVLQVDSLVPRLPVHLQDVEIISARDMARNNENTGSGVSGNLLRNITDVESIESRRPDRRIRSREPVERSVRFSRTLSVGRLRDRVLRRSSFSDALFGRLQEDRDVRDSSQDNGAQAWTGITRPLGSNGTAESTQASSSYPPNELNSIYNSQGYDVDASRTREDRYHEIMERRTDFLERRRRIRSQVRALQRLGSRFENLSGHERSCILSGQHRTGLCTCRTINRTNTNPDDDSSARASISRIVMLAEALFEVLDEIHQQSVVLSSRPSVSSIGSVPAPKEVVESMPVKIYAKSQKQQNEDAAQCYICLVEYEEGDCMRILPCHHEFHQTCVDKWLKEIHRVCPLCRGDVCRSESFAVDN; from the exons ATGGGTTCGAGTAGTAGCAAAAATGTTGTCggatcttcatcttcattcccGTCCTCAACCAATGGTCGTCGAAAGAATCAACTGATTGGAACTACGGTTTCCAAGTGTTCATGTCTCGGTGGTCTATCATCTGGATCTTATGAAACTGATGCTAGTGAAGATGAG GTTTCTAATGAGCGCAACAAGGCAAGTAGGCGACTGAGTGGTGAAACCCTAAGTGTAGAGCAAAATAGAGCAGAATCAATCCAAGTGAAGCGTGGAAAGGTTAAAGTTTTAGAAGATTCTAGTGAAGTACCTTCGATATCTATTGAAAGTGAGCTTGATGATGAGTGGGGCCAAGTTAATGATATTGCACGAACTTCTTCTGTAGCTGATGGCAGCTCTTCTCAAGTTGCTTCAAGTCGTTCACGTTCACGCTTTAGTTTCTTTCCTG GTTCAAACGCTGAAGAAGGTTTTCCTGTACATACTGATTCCACCATTAGTTCGATtaacagaaatgaagtccatcaaGAGACCCAATTGCTTTCTGAATGCAGTATTAGTAGATTACCTGCTGCGCAGGTTGACAGTGTATTACAAGTAGATTCTTTGGTTCCAAGGCTTCCCGTTCATTTACAGGATGTTGAAATCATTTCCGCTCGAGATATGGCTCGAAATAATGAGAATACTGGGTCTGGTGTAAGTGGGAATCTGTTGAGGAATATTACAGATGTAGAAAGCATCGAATCAAGACGTCCGGATAGACGGATTAGATCACGAGAACCTGTTGAGAGGAGTGTTCGGTTTAGCCGAACCCTGAGTGTTGGCAGACTGCGAGACAGGGTTCTTCGAAGATCTTCATTTTCGGATGCATTGTTTGGTCGGCTTCAAGAAGACAGAGATGTTAGAGATTCTAGTCAAGATAACGGAGCACAAGCCTGGACTGGCATTACAAGACCCTTGGGTTCTAATGGGACTGCTGAATCCACACAAGCTTCATCTAGTTATCCTCCTAATGAATTGAACTCTATCTACAATAGTCAAGGTTATGATGTCGACGCCTCACGAACCAGAGAAGATAGGTATCACGAAATAATGGAGCGTAGAACAGATTTTCtggagaggagaagaagaattagATCTCAG GTCCGCGCACTTCAGAGGTTGGGTAGTCGCTTCGAGAACTTGTCTGGGCATGAAAGGTCATGTATATTGTCTGGCCAGCATAGAACTGGCCTTTGCACATGCCGAACGATTAACAGGACCAACACCAACCCAGATGATGACTCAAGTGCTAGAGCTAGCATATCTAGAATAGTTATGTTAGCAGAAGCTTTATTTGAG GTTCTGGATGAAATCCACCAGCAATCTGTGGTTTTATCCTCTCGGCCCTCTGTATCTTCAATTGGATCTGTCCCAGCACCAAAAGAGGTGGTGGAATCTATGCCTGTAAAGATATATGCGAAGTCACAGAAACAACAGAATGAGGATGCTGCACA ATGTTACATATGCCTTGTAGAGTATGAGGAAGGAGATTGCATGCGAATTTTGCCTTGTCATCATGAATTCCACCAGACATGTGTAGACAAATGGCTGAAAGAGATTCACAG GGTATGTCCACTTTGCCGCGGGGATGTCTGCAGATCGGAATCTTTTGCCGTAGACAACTGA